In Anguilla rostrata isolate EN2019 chromosome 1, ASM1855537v3, whole genome shotgun sequence, a genomic segment contains:
- the cdkn3 gene encoding cyclin-dependent kinase inhibitor 3 isoform X2, protein MVYLPDSMKTTEFDSSDEEEVGEEQQTPLEISWLPLSVVECSQFLGICALPGCRYKEVRRNLQRDMGELQAQGVQDVFVLCTRGELHKYRVPCLLDAYQQRGLRVHHLPFPDGGVPELEQCCQILEELLLSIENNRKTIIHCYGGLGRSALIAACLLQKLSVTMTPDKAIEILRQLRGGGAIQTVKQYNFLHEFREKYAAHQQSKEVPCERCLSR, encoded by the exons ATGGTGTATTTG CCAGATTCAATGAAGACCACCGAGTTTGATTCGTCTGATGAAGAGGAGGTTGGGGAAGAGCAGCAAACTCCACTGGAAATTTCCTG GCTACCCCTGTCAGTTGTGGAGTGCTCCCAGTTTCTTGGAATCTGTGCTTTGCCAG GATGCAGATACAAAGAAGTCAGAAGGAACCTGCAGCGGGACATGG GAGAGCTGCAGGCCCAGGGTGTGCAGGACGTGTTTGTGCTCTGCACCCGGGGGGAACTGCACAAGTACCGCGTCCCCTGCCTCCTGGACGCCTACCAGCAGCGCGGCCTCAGGGTGCACCACCTGCCTTTCCCAGACGGGGGCGTCCCTGAGCTGGAGCAATGCTGCCAGatcctggaggagctgctgctgaGCATCGAGAACAACAGGAAGACCATCATCCA ttgctATGGAGGCCTGGGTCGCTCTGCATTAA TCGCTGCATGCCTTCTGCAAAAGCTGTCCGTCACCATGACGCCCGACAAAGCCATTGAGATCCTTCGACAGttgagagggggcggggcgatACAGACGGTCAAG CAATACAACTTCCTGCACGAGTTCCGGGAGAAATATGCTGCCCACCAGCAATCCAAAGAGGTGCCGTGCGAGCGATGCCTGTCTCGATGA
- the cdkn3 gene encoding cyclin-dependent kinase inhibitor 3 isoform X1: protein MQQSFHRPDSMKTTEFDSSDEEEVGEEQQTPLEISWLPLSVVECSQFLGICALPGCRYKEVRRNLQRDMGELQAQGVQDVFVLCTRGELHKYRVPCLLDAYQQRGLRVHHLPFPDGGVPELEQCCQILEELLLSIENNRKTIIHCYGGLGRSALIAACLLQKLSVTMTPDKAIEILRQLRGGGAIQTVKQYNFLHEFREKYAAHQQSKEVPCERCLSR, encoded by the exons ATGCAACAGTCGTTTCATCGG CCAGATTCAATGAAGACCACCGAGTTTGATTCGTCTGATGAAGAGGAGGTTGGGGAAGAGCAGCAAACTCCACTGGAAATTTCCTG GCTACCCCTGTCAGTTGTGGAGTGCTCCCAGTTTCTTGGAATCTGTGCTTTGCCAG GATGCAGATACAAAGAAGTCAGAAGGAACCTGCAGCGGGACATGG GAGAGCTGCAGGCCCAGGGTGTGCAGGACGTGTTTGTGCTCTGCACCCGGGGGGAACTGCACAAGTACCGCGTCCCCTGCCTCCTGGACGCCTACCAGCAGCGCGGCCTCAGGGTGCACCACCTGCCTTTCCCAGACGGGGGCGTCCCTGAGCTGGAGCAATGCTGCCAGatcctggaggagctgctgctgaGCATCGAGAACAACAGGAAGACCATCATCCA ttgctATGGAGGCCTGGGTCGCTCTGCATTAA TCGCTGCATGCCTTCTGCAAAAGCTGTCCGTCACCATGACGCCCGACAAAGCCATTGAGATCCTTCGACAGttgagagggggcggggcgatACAGACGGTCAAG CAATACAACTTCCTGCACGAGTTCCGGGAGAAATATGCTGCCCACCAGCAATCCAAAGAGGTGCCGTGCGAGCGATGCCTGTCTCGATGA
- the si:ch211-67f24.7 gene encoding uncharacterized protein si:ch211-67f24.7 isoform X1 — translation MKPLETQLISEISELQSMVSELKVGFSSALLELSHIQQEDARLREHLEHAKQHCDREALQLRALVDSLKTDLQEVRYQVCQLHKDQRKPQQADGGTVSGSTQTQRSSCACQACGGSQIDSPAPPLSQPASLLLHCYLQGLRAGLSPGTETPVSTQASPRQAGAPHVLMTPCNTNLLQDPTFEGQRQQVVLNLFHSEQEYLSTLFQLCDKYKMLSALPKNQGTCQMFVNYLEQLSQHSLLFRNALEDRLHCKHWQGLVGDVFARLTCQNEGTFMGIYLGYVRMLPIALSHFHQSNGIVRSPQDGPQEREALQVTQLLAPVTRIHSYLTHMQDLLQWTGRDHPDHYLLQVSKRALRNFLNQCHVILEQGGLQGDREEAPCSSPAPPLSTLSPSCQHNTGSKTLTPSEHCEPAGATNRSEPEKNSLGANSFPASNHSGIRCPNLQVSARRSRGQGRAPNPVPSLHLLLGSGCHGDGRVLRGAADPGGEEGGSSPARAPPPPGAGARGPGAHHTRGSFEDCDTDLDDLGDTSVFDYSSVTSCSPDGTLQMREREAAEEDEEEEEDEEEEEEDSQVPVLLKPTEADARPAQRTVLGEGSVCLGVQVPRAPPHPPPGKPWTPHAGHPGTGTTQGNGVSASPNISPPQPPPPRPFRPACPSSFEQRETTSREHKVAHSVTANPGRLDRGGLRSLLGVAFIRARRSSPQVTGNTGAWEDSEDSDGPCSTV, via the exons ATGAAGCCTCTGGAAACACAGCTGATCAGTGAGATCTCTGAG CTGCAGAGCATGGTGTCAGAGCTAAAGGTGGGATTCTCCAGcgccctgctggagctgagcCACATCCAGCAGGAAGACGCCCGCCTTCGGGAACACCTGGAGCACGCCAAGCAGCACTGTGACCGGGAGGCCCTCCAGCTCCGGGCCCTGGTGGACTCTCTGAAG ACAGACTTGCAAGAGGTGCGCTACCAGGTTTGCCAACTCCACAAGGACCAGCGGAAGCCACAGCAAGCAGATGGGGGGACAGTCTCGGGGtcgacacaaacacagagaagcag CTGTGCTTGCCAAGCCTGTGGAGGGTCACAGATTGacagcccagccccgcccctctcacaGCCTGccagcctcctcctccactgctACCTGCAGGGGCTCCGGGCGGGGCTAAGCCCAGGCACAG aAACTCCTGTAAGCACTCAGGCATCGCCCAGACAGGCTGGAGCGCCTCATGTCCTCATGACCCCCTGTAACACTAACCTCCTGCAGGACCCCACTTTTGAGG GCCAGAGGCAACAGGTGGTCTTGAACCTGTTCCACTCCGAGCAGGAATACCTGTCAACCCTCTTCCAGCTTTGCGACAAGTACAAAATGCTGTCTGCTCTGCCAAAGAACCAGGGGACATG TCAGATGTTTGTTAATTACCTGGAGCAGCTGTCACAGCACAGCTTGCTGTTCAGAAATGCCCTGGAGGACCGTCTGCACTGCAAACACTGGCAGGGCCTCGTGGGCGACGTGTTTGCCAGACTCACTTGCCAAAATGAG gGTACATTTATGGGTATATACCTTGGATATGTGAGGATGCTCCCTATAGCGCTTTCACATTTTCACCAATCAAATGGTATAGTACGTAGCCCCCAG GACGgtccacaggagagagaggcactgCAGGTTACACAGCTCCTAGCGCCTGTGACTCGGATCCACAGCTACCTGACTCATATGCAG GATCTGCTTCAGTGGACGGGCAGAGACCACCCTGACCACTATTTGCTCCAAGTGAGCAAAAGAGCGCTACGTAACTTCCTGAACCAGTGTCATGTGATCCTGGAGCAGGGAGGCCTGCAGGGCGACAGGGAGGAGGCCCCATGCAG cagccctgcccctcccttgagtactctctccccctcctgtcAGCACAATACCGGAAGCAAAACCCTCACTCCCAGTGAGCACTGCGAGCCAGCCGGCGCAACAAACAG aagTGAGCCAGAGAAAAATTCTCTCGGTGCAAACAGCTTCCCAGCCTCGAATCACTCAGGGATCCGTTGTCCAAACCTGCAGGTCTCAGCGAGGAGGAGCCGTGGCCAAGGCCGGGCTCCAAACCCCGTTCcctctctgcacctcctcctgggTTCCGGCTGCCATGGAGACGGGAGGGTCCTCCGGGGCGCGGCAGACCcgggcggggaggagggagggagcagccCAGCAcgggcccctcctcctcctggagcCGGAGCCCGGGGCCCTGGAGCTCACCACACCAGGGGGAGCTTCGAGGACTGCGACACAGACCTGGACGATTTGGGAGACACCTCTGTCTTCGACTACTCCTCGGTGACGTCGTGCAGCCCCGACGGCACCCTGCAGATGAGGGAACGGGAGGCTGCggaggaggacgaagaggaggaagaggacgaagaagaggaagaagaggacaGCCAGGTGCCTGTACTTCTGAAGCCCACGGAAGCGGATGCTCGGCCGGCTCAAAGGACTGTGCTGGGAgagggctctgtgtgtctgggggtGCAGGTCCCAAGggcgccccctcacccccctcctggGAAGCCCTGGACCCCCCACGCAGGCCACCCTGGGACAGGAACCACACAGGGGAACGGGGTCAGCGCCTCACCGAACATCTCCCCACCACAGCCGCCACCCCCCCGGCCTTTCAGACCAGCCTGCCCATCCTCCTTTGAGCAG AGAGAAACTACTTCAAGAGAACACAAAGTGGCCCATAGCGTAACTGCAAACCCTGGAAGACTAGACAGAGGTGGCCTGAG GTCGTTGCTGGGCGTGGCATTCATCAGAGCGCGACGTAGCAGCCCACAGGTAACAGGTAACACAGGTGCGTGGGAGGACAGTGAGGACAGTGATGGTCCCTGCAgcactgtgtga
- the si:ch211-67f24.7 gene encoding uncharacterized protein si:ch211-67f24.7 isoform X2, whose amino-acid sequence MKPLETQLISEISELQSMVSELKVGFSSALLELSHIQQEDARLREHLEHAKQHCDREALQLRALVDSLKTDLQEVRYQVCQLHKDQRKPQQADGGTVSGSTQTQRSSCACQACGGSQIDSPAPPLSQPASLLLHCYLQGLRAGLSPGTETPVSTQASPRQAGAPHVLMTPCNTNLLQDPTFEGQRQQVVLNLFHSEQEYLSTLFQLCDKYKMLSALPKNQGTCQMFVNYLEQLSQHSLLFRNALEDRLHCKHWQGLVGDVFARLTCQNEGTFMGIYLGYVRMLPIALSHFHQSNGIVRSPQDGPQEREALQVTQLLAPVTRIHSYLTHMQDLLQWTGRDHPDHYLLQVSKRALRNFLNQCHVILEQGGLQGDREEAPCSPAPPLSTLSPSCQHNTGSKTLTPSEHCEPAGATNRSEPEKNSLGANSFPASNHSGIRCPNLQVSARRSRGQGRAPNPVPSLHLLLGSGCHGDGRVLRGAADPGGEEGGSSPARAPPPPGAGARGPGAHHTRGSFEDCDTDLDDLGDTSVFDYSSVTSCSPDGTLQMREREAAEEDEEEEEDEEEEEEDSQVPVLLKPTEADARPAQRTVLGEGSVCLGVQVPRAPPHPPPGKPWTPHAGHPGTGTTQGNGVSASPNISPPQPPPPRPFRPACPSSFEQRETTSREHKVAHSVTANPGRLDRGGLRSLLGVAFIRARRSSPQVTGNTGAWEDSEDSDGPCSTV is encoded by the exons ATGAAGCCTCTGGAAACACAGCTGATCAGTGAGATCTCTGAG CTGCAGAGCATGGTGTCAGAGCTAAAGGTGGGATTCTCCAGcgccctgctggagctgagcCACATCCAGCAGGAAGACGCCCGCCTTCGGGAACACCTGGAGCACGCCAAGCAGCACTGTGACCGGGAGGCCCTCCAGCTCCGGGCCCTGGTGGACTCTCTGAAG ACAGACTTGCAAGAGGTGCGCTACCAGGTTTGCCAACTCCACAAGGACCAGCGGAAGCCACAGCAAGCAGATGGGGGGACAGTCTCGGGGtcgacacaaacacagagaagcag CTGTGCTTGCCAAGCCTGTGGAGGGTCACAGATTGacagcccagccccgcccctctcacaGCCTGccagcctcctcctccactgctACCTGCAGGGGCTCCGGGCGGGGCTAAGCCCAGGCACAG aAACTCCTGTAAGCACTCAGGCATCGCCCAGACAGGCTGGAGCGCCTCATGTCCTCATGACCCCCTGTAACACTAACCTCCTGCAGGACCCCACTTTTGAGG GCCAGAGGCAACAGGTGGTCTTGAACCTGTTCCACTCCGAGCAGGAATACCTGTCAACCCTCTTCCAGCTTTGCGACAAGTACAAAATGCTGTCTGCTCTGCCAAAGAACCAGGGGACATG TCAGATGTTTGTTAATTACCTGGAGCAGCTGTCACAGCACAGCTTGCTGTTCAGAAATGCCCTGGAGGACCGTCTGCACTGCAAACACTGGCAGGGCCTCGTGGGCGACGTGTTTGCCAGACTCACTTGCCAAAATGAG gGTACATTTATGGGTATATACCTTGGATATGTGAGGATGCTCCCTATAGCGCTTTCACATTTTCACCAATCAAATGGTATAGTACGTAGCCCCCAG GACGgtccacaggagagagaggcactgCAGGTTACACAGCTCCTAGCGCCTGTGACTCGGATCCACAGCTACCTGACTCATATGCAG GATCTGCTTCAGTGGACGGGCAGAGACCACCCTGACCACTATTTGCTCCAAGTGAGCAAAAGAGCGCTACGTAACTTCCTGAACCAGTGTCATGTGATCCTGGAGCAGGGAGGCCTGCAGGGCGACAGGGAGGAGGCCCCATGCAG ccctgcccctcccttgagtactctctccccctcctgtcAGCACAATACCGGAAGCAAAACCCTCACTCCCAGTGAGCACTGCGAGCCAGCCGGCGCAACAAACAG aagTGAGCCAGAGAAAAATTCTCTCGGTGCAAACAGCTTCCCAGCCTCGAATCACTCAGGGATCCGTTGTCCAAACCTGCAGGTCTCAGCGAGGAGGAGCCGTGGCCAAGGCCGGGCTCCAAACCCCGTTCcctctctgcacctcctcctgggTTCCGGCTGCCATGGAGACGGGAGGGTCCTCCGGGGCGCGGCAGACCcgggcggggaggagggagggagcagccCAGCAcgggcccctcctcctcctggagcCGGAGCCCGGGGCCCTGGAGCTCACCACACCAGGGGGAGCTTCGAGGACTGCGACACAGACCTGGACGATTTGGGAGACACCTCTGTCTTCGACTACTCCTCGGTGACGTCGTGCAGCCCCGACGGCACCCTGCAGATGAGGGAACGGGAGGCTGCggaggaggacgaagaggaggaagaggacgaagaagaggaagaagaggacaGCCAGGTGCCTGTACTTCTGAAGCCCACGGAAGCGGATGCTCGGCCGGCTCAAAGGACTGTGCTGGGAgagggctctgtgtgtctgggggtGCAGGTCCCAAGggcgccccctcacccccctcctggGAAGCCCTGGACCCCCCACGCAGGCCACCCTGGGACAGGAACCACACAGGGGAACGGGGTCAGCGCCTCACCGAACATCTCCCCACCACAGCCGCCACCCCCCCGGCCTTTCAGACCAGCCTGCCCATCCTCCTTTGAGCAG AGAGAAACTACTTCAAGAGAACACAAAGTGGCCCATAGCGTAACTGCAAACCCTGGAAGACTAGACAGAGGTGGCCTGAG GTCGTTGCTGGGCGTGGCATTCATCAGAGCGCGACGTAGCAGCCCACAGGTAACAGGTAACACAGGTGCGTGGGAGGACAGTGAGGACAGTGATGGTCCCTGCAgcactgtgtga